DNA sequence from the uncultured Ilyobacter sp. genome:
TCTGCATCATCTATCTCCTCTTGGGTCAGTGGATTTTTTATGCCGGTAGACCCGTTAGTTTCTACCTTTATTTTTACTCCCATCTCTTCGGCTTTTTTCTTTAATGAATCAGCGGCCATATATGTGTGAGCAATCCCTGTAGGGCATGCAGTTACAGCCAGTAAAAACCCACTTTCTTTTGAATTCATGACCTTATCTTCTTCTACAGTTTCTTCCTCTGCATCTTTTTTAGAAATTATAGATATTACTTCATCTTTTGTTTCGACTTTTAACAGGGCTTCTCTGAAATCATCATCAAGAAGTGAGGTGGTTAATTTAGTAAGAGTTTCTATGTGAGAATCACTAGCGCCCTCTGATGCTGCGATCATGAAAAACAACTGAGAAGGTTCTCCGTCGAGAGCGTCATAATCTACTCCTGATTTATGAAGTCCAAAGGCAAGAGCAGGTGTCTTAACTGCCGCAACTTTTGCATGTGGGATAGCTATACCTTCTTCGAGTCCTGTAGAGGACTGAGATTCTCTTTTTAAAATGGCTTCTCTGTATGCATTTTTATCATTTAATTTGCCGGCTTTATCAAGAGCCTCTATAAGTTCGTCGATAACAGCTTCTTTTGTATCGCCCTTTAGATCCATAACCATGGTATTTTTTTCTAATAAATCTAAAATTTTCATTTTTTCACCTCACTAGTTTATTTTTTCTATTTTTATCTCATTTATTAAATTTTCTACTTCTGAAAGAGTGCATAAATTTTTTGAAAAGGCTGAAGCACTTCCAGCTGCTATCCCTCTGCTGAAACAATCCTCTATACATAGTCCCTCTGCTATCCCCGAAGTAAATCCTCCCACCATAGAGTCACCTGCACCTACGGAATTTTGAACTACTCCCTTTGGGACATTTCCAAAGTAAACAGCTTCTTCAGTTATAAGGAAGGCACCATCCCCGGCCATGGAGATAGCCACATTTTTTGCCCCCATCTTCAGGAGCTTCTGTCCGTACTCTAACATCTCCTTCTTATTCTGAATTTTTACGTCAAAAAGTTCTTCGAGCTCATGATGATTTGGCTTTATTAAATATGGTTTGGCTTTTACTGCATCTTCTAAGGCTTTCCCATTTGTATCTAATATTACCTTGACGCCTTTTGGAAGGCGACTCATAATTTTCTCATAGACATTACTTTCAAAAGATAAGGGAACACTCCCTGCCATAACTAAAATATCTCCTTTTTTCAGTTTTTCTAGCTGTCTGAAAAGCTCTTCTTTTTTATCCTCGCCTATTTTAGGGGAGTTTCCGTTTATCTCTGTTTCTATATTTCCATTTTTCATCTTTACATTTATACGGGTATCTTCATCTAGCTGTATAAAATCACATTTTATATCTTTTTTTGTAAGTTCTTTGTGTATAAAATCTCCTGTAAATCCTCCTAAGAATCCAAGGGCGATAGATTCGTGTCCTAGGTTCTTTAAAACCTGACTGACATTTATCCCCTTACCTCCTGGAAGTTTATGCTCACTTTTACTTATGTTTACCTTTCCTTCTTGAAAGGAATTCATCTGAATTATGTAGTCTAAAGATGGGTTGAGAGTAAGTGTGTATATCATACTAACACTCCTTTATTTTAGTTTTTTTTCGATACTCTTCTGCTGGAAGTTTGTCTGTTATTATTGTACATTCTTTTAATTCTGCAAAGGAAACAAAAGATGTTTTGCCGAATTTATTGAAGTCTCCTAAGATATAAGATTTCTGAGATTTTTTTATTACCTCTCTTTTTATCTCCGCCTCTTCTATATCCGGTGTTGTATACCCAGTTTTTAAGGTTATTCCGTTGACCCCTATAAAACATTTGTTGAAATTGTATTTTTTCAGAGACTCTATTGTTTCTACTCCTACAAGTGCCCCAGTTCTGTTTTTTATCTTTCCACCTGTTAGATAAGCTCTTATGCTGTATTTCATAAGCTCAGGTATATGGGTGACACCATTTGTCACTACAGTGACATTTTTATCTTGGAGATACTTTATCATTCTCTCTGTGGTTGTCCCTGCATCGATAAAGATACACTCGCCGTCTAAAACAATTTTAGAAGCAGCTTCACCTATTTTATCCTTCTCAAATTTATTCTGTATATTTTTGGTATTGAAATCAGCTTCAAAAGAATTTTCTGGGAAGGTGGCTCCTCCGTGAACTCTCTTTAGAAGTCCGTGCTCTTCTAGATAAGTTAAATCCCGTCTGATTGTTGATTCTGATATTTTTAAAGTGTCTACAATCTCTTTCATTTTTACGATCTCTTTATTTTTTAAAAGATTTAATATTATGTCGTACCTTTCTTGACTTAACATCTTATCAACTCCTTATTTAAAATATACACTAAGTTTTAAAAAAAATCAACCAAAATAATTCAAAAACAATCAGAAATAGTCACAAAAAACAACACAAAGATTCAAAAACACTCACAAATTCTGGAAGAGTTGATAAAATAATAAAAAAAATCCTCCCTTTTCAGGGAGGAAAAATTGATTAAAATTATTTATTTGAAATAAACTCTTCGAGAACCATTTTTATCTCTTCAGCAGTACCCATGTCCAAAAGTCTTTCAACTAAGGACTCACACTCTTTTTTATCTAATTTCATGATATTTTTCTTTACTCTAGGTATAGAAATGGCAGACATTGAAAATGCATCTAGTCCCATTCCAAATAAAACTGGAGTAGCTTTTTCATCTCCGGCAAATTCACCACACATAGATATTGTGATACCCTCTTCATGCGCTCCATCAATAGCCATTTTTATCGCCTGAAGTACAGCAGGGTTAAATGGATCATACAGATGTGCAATGTTTTCATTTCCCCTGTCTACAGCAAGAGTATACTGAGTGAGGTCATTTGTACCGATAGAGAAGAAATCAACTTCTCTTGCAAAATGTTTAGCTCTCATGGCAACGGCAGGAGTTTCTACCATTATACCGAACTGAATATCTTCGTCAAATTTTATTCCCTCTTCTCTTAATTCTGTCTTACACTCTTCTAAAATAACTTTTGCTTGTCTCACTTCAACAAGAGAGATGATCATTGGAAGCATTATTTTAACATATCCAAAAGCAGATGCTCTGAGAAGTGCTCTAAACTGAGTTTTTAATATATCTTTTCTGTCTAGACATACTCTTAGTGCTCTCCATCCTAAAAATGGATTTTCTTCTTCTGGAAGATCCATATAGCTAAGAGCCTTGTCTCCACCAATATCCATAGTTCTTATTGTTACAGGTTTACCCTCAAGTGATTCTACAACAGTTTTATAAGCTTCAAATTGCTCATCCTCAGTAGGGAATCTGTCGTTATTCATGAAAAGAAATTCAGTTCTGTAAAGTCCGATTCCTTCGGCACCATTTCTGTGAAGTCCTGCTACATCATTTGGACTTCCTATATTTCCCCACATATTGGCTTTTACACCGTCTTTAGAAACGGCTTCTTTATCTATAAGCATTTTAAGTTCTTCTTTTTCAGCTATAAAAGCTTCTCTTTTCTTTTCATATTGAGAGATCTCCTCATCATAAGGATGGATTATTATATCTCCTGTAGTGGCATCTACTATGATAGTCTCTCCGCCCTCTACATGACTGCATACATCTCCAGTTCCTACAACGGCAGGAATTTCTAATGATCTGGCCATGATAGATGAGTGAGCTGTTCTTCCACCTATCTCTGTAACAAATGCAAGAACATTTTCAAGGTCAATCTGAGCAGTGTCAGAAGGAGTAAGGTCTTTGGCTATGATAACTGTATTAGGCTCTAGTGAACTAAGGTCTCCTATATCATGTCCCAATAAATTGTGCAGCCATCTGTTACCTATATCTCTCAAATCTGCGGCTCTTTCTCTAAGGTATTCATCTTCTAAGTTTCCAAGCATTTCGCAATAAGATTCTATCCCACGTGACAAAGCATTCTCTGCAGAGATTTCCTCATCTTCTATAAGTTCTACAACTTCGTCAAATAGATCCTCATCTTCTAAAAGAGTGATGTGACCGTCAAAAATAGCTGCCTTATCCTCTCCTAATTTAACAGCAGTTTTTTTTCTGATCTCAGTAAGCTGCTCTTTTGATTTATCTCTAGAAGTGATAAGTCTTTCTTTTTCTTTTTCTACATCCTCTATATCTCCAGTATTGATCACTAACTCTATTTCTTTATGAAGGTATACTTTACCTATAGCTACTCCCGGGGAAGCGTCTATTCCTTTGATAAATTTTCTCATCTCAAAATTCTCCTTATTCATCAAATTATCAGCGATATTAGCGAAAAATTAGAAGGTACATAGTACCCTCTAATTTTAATTGTCTATTAATTAGTCTCTTAAGTTTGATAAAAGAGTTGCTAGTTTTTCAACAGCTTCATCAGCGTCTGTTCCTTCAGCATGAACAGTAATTTTAGCTCCTTTTTTGATACCAAGAGAAAGAACTTTTAAAAGAGATGTCGCCTTTACAACTTTACCAGCTTCATTTTCAACCTCTACCTTTGAATCGAAAGTTTTTGCCATAGTTACGAATTCATTACCAGGTCTTGTATGTAAACCAGTTTCATTTTTAATCTCCACCGTTCTGCTTACCATTTTAAAAATCACTCTCCTTTTAAAATTTTTTTATAATATTTTTAAGTGTAAAATTAAATTTTTAACTAAGTCGAAGCCTGGTGAAATTTTTTTAGCTTCTTCCCTTATAGTTAAACATTTATATGTTGCAAAAATTAATCACAACGTTAATTTAACACTACATCATACTGTAAAATTTGTCAACGTGTTTTTTTTGAACAGGTGCGCTTCATTAGGACACAATTGGGCTTGAAACTATAAATTTACTATGTATATTAAAGGTTCTTTTTTATTATTTTTTTTTGTTATTTGACATAATTTATTATGTGGGATAGACTTTTTTTAAGGGAATGTTTTTATTTTTGAAAATTTTTTAACAATGAATTTACATTAATTTAGGGAGGTTATATGGAACTAAGAGAAGTAAGATCAAACGCTAGAGGGAAGATGAAGGGGTTTTGCAATTTATGTACTGAGTGCAACGGGGTTTGGTGTGCAGGTCAAGTTCCAGGAATGGGAGGAGCAGGAACTGGAGAATCTTTTAAAAGAAGCTTTGAAAAATTAAAAAACATTAAATTGTCTATGAAGACTCTTCACAGTGCAACAAATCCGAACACTTCTTTTTCTATTTTTGGTGAAAAATTATCCATTCCAGTTATAACAGCTCCTATCACAGGAACAAAATTTAACATGGGCGGGAGTATAACTGATGAAGAGTATATAAATGATGTTGTATTCGGATCTTTAGATGCAGGAACCATAGCGATGATAGGAGATACAGGGGACTCTAGCTGCTATATACACGGTATAGAGGCTCTGAAAAAATCAAAGGGAAAAGGAATTGCAATAATAAAACCTAGAGAGAACAGCGAGATTATCTATAGAATAAAAATGGCAGAAGAAGCAGGTGCTCTAGCTGTAGGTGTAGATATAGATGGTGCCGGACTTGTGACAATGAAACTCTTTGGTCAGCCTGTTGGGCCTAAAACTCCAGAGGAGTTAAAGGAGCTTATTGAATCTACAGAGCTTCCTTTTATAGTAAAGGGTGTTCTTTCAGTAGAGGAAGCTAAAATTTGTGTAAAGGCTGGAGCCGCAGCAATAGTGGTCTCAAATCACGGAGGAAGAGTGTTGAACCACACTCTGGCTCCCTGTGAAGTCCTAAAGGACATAGTAAAGGCTGTAGGAGATGATATACTAGTCCTTGCTGACGGAAATGTCAGGGAGGGAGCTGACGTCATAAAATATATAGCATTAGGTGCAAAAGGAGTCCTTGTAGGGAGACCTGTTATCTGGGGATCTATAGGGGGAAGACAGGAAGGTGTAAAAACTATATTAGAAACTATAAAATCCCAGCTTTATCAGGGAATGATTCTAACAGGTTCAAATAGTATAGATTCTATAAACGAAGATAAGATAGTATTATAAAAAAAGCTGTGGCTTCTGCCACAGCTCAAATGCTTAATTTTGACAACTCTGCATCCTCGGGAAAAATTTTTTGAAGTGCATCTAAAATCTCTATATTTTTTTCATTTCTTTCATAATAAATTTTTAATTCATCTTCATAAACATATTCCTCGTAGGTTTGCCGATATCTTTCTAACTCCTCTTTTTCCAATAAGATCTCTTTTTTAAATTTATCTTTAAGTGTTTTTAATTTTCTTTTAGAAATTTTTTCGCACAGATACATCTCTATATCATGTTTTGTGACGTGCCCCTTGCTAGACATAACATTCACTTCCTTTCTGTTATTTCGATTTCTTTGTATCCTGTTTCTTCGTCAAAACTTCTCTTAAAAGAATACTGGCTGAACTCTCCTATAACAAGTTCACAAGTTGTATTTATAATATTTCCTTCAACCAAATGTCCACCAATAACCATACCTTTAATGTCGCTATATGAGATATGAAGATGGCTTCCATCTAGAGAAAGGGTGCCGTTGATAGATATAATCTCTAATCTTTCTTCTAATTCTCTTATACTTTTTCCATCTGCCAGTCTTATTCTTCCATTTATAACGCAACCTACAGAGGATAGTATAACTCCTGCCTGGATATTATTTTCTGTCGAGTAATTAGTTATGAATTTTTTTATATCATCTCCTTTTTTTAATCTGACGCAGTGTATTTTTATACTTTCCACCTCCCCTATAGAAATCAATTTTTAAAAGTCCAATAATAAATATACCATACTTTTTTTATTATCCTTTTGTTATTTTAAATATTTATTTCTAAAAAATAAAAAAAGTCCCATCTGGGACTTTTATAAAATAATTTAAGGTTTGAGTTTGGACAGTTCTTCTAAATCAACATCTTCATCGTAATCCACACCCTCTACTTTGAAGCCGTTTAATTTTAAAAATTCAGTCTTATATTTATCAAAATCTGTAAGTTCTTTAAAATTTTCTTCGGTGACTTTTTTATAGATGCCTAGAACCTCTTCTTGCACATCCTCTCTCAGTTCCCATGAATCAGGTCTCATTCTTTTGTCTGAGTCAAATTCCGGTTTATCTCCGTAGACCATGTCTGCAAAGAGTCTGTGAGTGTGTTCGATGGCATTTTCCTCTATACCTTTTTCTTCCATGACCCTCATGAGAGCAGAGGCATACAATGGAAATATAGGTATATAGGCACTGGCCTTTGTTACGATGGCCTTGTTTACAGCTACATAGGCCTCTCCTGATTTTTCATCTTTTAATACTCCGTCAAGGTCACGTGCAGTTTTCTCTAGGTGTTCTTTGGCAGAACCTATGGTTCCGTGTCTATAAATTCCCTCCATTACGGCGGGACCTATATAGGAGTAAGCCATGGTTTTAAATCCTTCAGAAACAACATCGGCATCCATAAGAGCCTTTACCCATAGTTCCCAGTCTTCTCCTCCCATTACTTTTACTGTATTGGTAAGGTCTTCTTCTGTGGCAGGAGTGAGTGTCACCTCTTCCATGGATTCTTTCTCTACATTAAAGGTAAATCCAGTGAGAGATTCTCCCTGAGGTCTGAGATTGGACTTATAGATTTTGTTTGTGTCTGGATCAGTTCTCATACCAGAGGCCAGAGAATAAACCAGAAGGTCTATTTTTCCTCCGAATTCCTCTTTTATATATTTGATTACTTCTTCTTTCATATTATGGGAAAAAGCATCACCGAGGATATTTTTTGCAATAAGACCTTTTTTCTCTGCTTCCTCTCTGAACCAGATGTTGCTGTACCATCCGGCACTTCCTACTTTTCTCTTTGAGCCCTCTCTTTCGAAGGAAACCCCTATAGTATCCGATTCTGAGCCTCCGAAAGCCAAAGATATCCTTGTGGCCAGTCCGTATCCTGATGAGGCACCGATAATCAACACTTTTTTGGCACCCTTGTATTTTTTAGAATTTTCCACATATTTTATCTGATTTAAAACTTCTTCTTTACATCCTACAGGATGGCAGTTAAGTGAAAGACTTCCCTTGATTTTAGGCTTTATAACCATTTATTTTATCCTCCGATTTTAGAATTTACCAGATATTTTACCATTTTTTGGATTATTTTTCAATTTTGAAATCTTTTTCACCTGTAATTATATATTTTTTTAAGAGCATAGCAGGGTTGTATGATTCTTTGGCCTTTTTGATCCCGTCAATACCTAGATCCTCCTCTCTGTTTACATATTCTAGATGTGAAAATTCTTTTTTTAGAAAAATCCTGTTCATCTCCTGATATACTCCTTGATATTTTATATCTCCTTTTTCTATGTGTATGAGTCCAGTGTTTGGTGTGATCTCTTCTCCTATGGAAAAAGCAGCTATTTCGCCATTTACCCTCAGAAGTCCCCCCTTGAGTTGAAGAGCCTCATAATTTTGGAAAATTTCTCTTATTCCGAGGCTTTCTTTGTCTAGCCCCTTATAAATACTGCACTCTCTGTCTTGACACCACTTTTCTTCAAATGCCATTACCTCTTTCAAATTTTTACTGTCTATCTTTTCATATGAAAAATTATATATTTTTTCGAATCTGTTTACCTGATTTTTTTTATTATGAAATTTTCTACCCTTTAACTCTATAAGTTTTTCCACACTATAAAGATAGTCAAATCTGTCTCTTTCCTCTTGAAATAAAAAATAATTTTCCAGGAGTATTTTCACTCCCTCAGGAACTGCACGTAAAACTACACCTGATTTTAAGATTTCTGATATTTCTTTTTTTATTTTTCTGAAATCACCATGTTTAGGTAGCGGGATATAATAAAATTCACTTTTATCTTCAATTCCTTTTATGTATAATATGTTATCAATGATTTTATATTTGAGATTTTTTCCAATTCTCCATATAAAAAGGTTTGTAAAGGTAAGGTCACCTGTTTGAAACCTTCCTAGCAAAAATTCATTAAGTCTTTCCCTGTCTTCTAGTTGGATATTTTTCCATTCCATGCAACCACCTCTTGCTAATATAGATTAGACGTTGAGAGGGTTTTCCTTTTTAGTAAGAGTGAAATAAAAAGAATCTTGTATAGACAAGTTTGTGGAATTTAAGTATAATAGAAGAAAAAAGGAGGGATAAAATGTATCCATTAAAATTTAAAAAATGTTTTATCGAAAAAATATGGGGGGGAAGAGCCTTTGAAAGCATCCTCGATATAAAGCTTCCTGAAAATAAAAAAATAGGTGAGTTGTGGGAAGTAAGTTCTCATAAAAACGGAATGTCCTATGTTGAAAATGGAGATTTAGCAGGTAAAAGCCTCGAAGAACTAATGGAGAGTTCAGGTGAAGAACTTCTAGGAAAAGAAGTCTATAACAGGTTTAAGGGAAAGTTTCCTGTTCTTATAAAGTATCTTGATGTAAATGACAGACTTTCTGTACAGGTTCATCCTAGTGACGAATACGCCCTGAGAGTAGAAAAAGAATTCGGTAAGTCTGAGGCTTGGTATATAATAGATGCCAGCCCTGATGCAAAGCTTATTATGGGACTTAAGGAAGGAATGACAAAAGAAGAGTTTATAAAAAAAGCCAAGGCCGGAAACTTTGAAGATATGTTTAATGTAATATCAGTAAATAAAGGTGACTGCATCTATGTGAAACCAGGTCTAGTTCATGCAAGTCTAGAGGGGTCTGTAGTGATCTGTGAAGTTCAGCAAAATTCAGACACCACGTACAGAATATATGACTTTGACAGGGTGACAGACGGAAAGAAGAGAGAACTTCATATAGACAAGGCAGCAGATGTTATAAATTTTGATGAACATCCAGAGATAACCACTGTAGATACCAGAAAAAATATCAGACTAGAAGGGGCAGTGAAGGAAGAGGTAGTTAGATGCCAGTACTTTAATATTGACAGACTTCAAGTAGAAGGAGTCTATGATGACCAGGTGAGTCCGAGTTTTAGAGTATACTCCATCCTTGAGGGCGAGGGTAAGATTGTTCACTCTGGAAAAGAGTATTTTGCTAAAAAGGGGGATACATATTTTATTCCGGCAGGACTAGATGTTAGTATAGAGGGGGAATTGGATATACTGAAATCCTTTCTGTAAAGGGGGAAAATAATGCTAACAAAACATGAAGAGATAGAAAAATTTATATTAAATGGAGTAATTAAAGGAAATTACAAACCCGATGAGAAGGTGCCTTCGGAAAATCAGCTGGCTGAAAGTTTTTCTGTAAGCAGGATGACAGCTAGAAAAGCCCTAGATACCCTGGTAACCAAGGGTTATTTATACAAGATCAAGGGTAAGGGAACCTATGTAAAAGACAGGGAGAACAGGGATATAATCTATCTAGACGAGATGATAGGTTTTACGAAAAGGGTAAGGAGAACAGGAAAAGTTCCACGAACAGACGTAAAAGCCTTTGAACTTATAAAGCCAAGTGAAGATATAGCAGCTAGGCTTGGGATAACAACCAAAGATGATGTGTATTATATCGAAAGAATCCGTAATATAGATAACGAGCCTGTTATTTTAGAGGTGACTTATATGCCTGCCTATATATCTCCTGATCTAACAATAGATCATGTGCAAAAGTCAAAATATGATTACTTGAGAGCAAAAGGGCACCGGATAGAAGAGATGGTAAAAGAGTATATCCCGGTAATACCTGAAATTAAAGTGAGAAACTGTCTTTCTCTAGATAAAAATATGACGGTTTTTAAAATTGAGCTTATTTCCATATTAGAGGATAGAAGCATATTTGAATACACTAAACTATATTATAACCAGACCAAGTACAGATTTCTTCAGATAACAAAAAACACCGGAAAGACTTTTTAACTCTTTCTGGTGTTTTTTTGTGGAATAGTAAAAAAAATCTTAAAAAATTTTAAAATAAAAGTTGACAAATTTAGAAATAGAATATATCATAGTGTTAACAAAGCAAACTGTGAGACCGAAAAGAGGTCATTTTTTTTAACAACGTTTGTTGTATATACAGGGTGTTCGTCAGCTGTGATTTTTTTTCACCCTTTCACTTGTATATACATGCGAAACCAAGGAGGAGATCATGGATTTAAGAACTTTAACAAATGAGAATCTGATATTTTTGAATGCTGATTTTAAAAACAAAAAAGAGATACTGGATGTTTTTATCCAAAAACTTTATGACGAGGGTAAAATAACTTCAAAGGAAGAATTCTATTCTGCAGTCATGGAGAGGGAGGCTATAGGGGCAACAGGTATAGGAGAGGGATTGGCTATTCCTCACGGTAAATCAGATGCAGTAAAAGAGGCCTCATTTGTAGTTGCAACTCTTAATAATGAAATGGAATGGGAAACCCTAGATGAGGAACCTGTTAATCTTGTAATCCTACTGGCTATACCAAAATCAGAAGAAGGAAGTACTCATGTTGACCTTCTGGCCAAGCTTACTACAAAGTTAGCAGATGATGACTTTAGAGAAGAATTAGTAAAATCAAAAGATCAAAAAGAATTTATAGATAAACTTAACATAGGTGAAGAGACAGAAAAGTCAGAAGAAGTAATGGCTGAGGATGCCAAGACAATAGTAGCAGTAACAGCCTGTCCTGCAGGAATAGCTCATACTTATATGGCAGCGGAGGCCTTAGAAAAGGCGGGTAGAAAGCTAGGAGTAAGAGTAAAGGTAGAAAAACAAGGGGCAATGGGTATAGAGGATAGGATAACAGATGAAGATCTAAATAATGCTCATGCAGCTATATTTGCTGTGGAAGTAGCAGTAAAAGAGGCAGAAAGATTTGACGGAATTCCTGCAGTGGAAACTGCAGTAGCAGATCCTCTAAAAAGAGCAGAAGAGATAATAAAAGAAGCTCTAGAAGCTGGAAAAGAGGGTAGAACTTCAGCTAAAAGAACCTCTACTCCTAGGAAAGAGATGTCAGCAGGAGAAGAGGCCAAGAAAGCCCTTCTAAACGGTATATCACATATAGTTCCTCTAATCGTAGCAGGAGGTACTGTACTTGCAATAGCAGTTCTTATAAAAGAGATATTTGGTCTTCAAGAACTTTATGG
Encoded proteins:
- the mngA gene encoding PTS 2-O-a-mannosyl-D-glycerate transporter subunit IIABC, with amino-acid sequence MDLRTLTNENLIFLNADFKNKKEILDVFIQKLYDEGKITSKEEFYSAVMEREAIGATGIGEGLAIPHGKSDAVKEASFVVATLNNEMEWETLDEEPVNLVILLAIPKSEEGSTHVDLLAKLTTKLADDDFREELVKSKDQKEFIDKLNIGEETEKSEEVMAEDAKTIVAVTACPAGIAHTYMAAEALEKAGRKLGVRVKVEKQGAMGIEDRITDEDLNNAHAAIFAVEVAVKEAERFDGIPAVETAVADPLKRAEEIIKEALEAGKEGRTSAKRTSTPRKEMSAGEEAKKALLNGISHIVPLIVAGGTVLAIAVLIKEIFGLQELYGQEGSWLWMYRKLSGGMLGTLMVPVLAAYVSFSLADKPGLGPGFAAGLAANLISSGFLGGIAGGFIAGYTMKWVKKNVRGPQHLNGFFTFYLYPVIGTLVAGSLMLFVVGKPVAALNTGLTNYLNGLSGGNAMLLGAIIGAMVSFDLGGPVNKAAYAFCVGSMANGNFMPYATFASCKMVSAFTTTLATKLRPHLYSEEEIQCGNSTWILGLAGITEGAIPLMIEDPFRVIPSFVVGTAVTGAMVAATGIGLQVPGAGIISMFVLEAGKLSKLTEAGIWLGAALVGTAISTVVLTVLRSKKHKLLKQQAHMENAHTI